In a single window of the Raphanus sativus cultivar WK10039 chromosome 9, ASM80110v3, whole genome shotgun sequence genome:
- the LOC108823721 gene encoding replication protein A 70 kDa DNA-binding subunit C, which translates to MAANLTAGAIAKMLSGEVTEEKHMTPILQVTEIKLIQQTRLNQELTSVERYKVALSDGIQSQEGMLSAASNFLVKQGSIQIGSILRLTRFNCSPVRNRRIVIVNEQEIIAEKCNIIGNPIPMLTTPNAPQAQAFGTTSTGFHQQQATRSGVLPNSPQSHAVQRQQAFDGTGTGQATRSEVNGLADSHQPQVVQRQQAFGFGTGTGFHQQQPQFAQRQPFGSGTSPPSARPYVSSNAVGYGSSRQEQTYYSRPPPPSMYVNRSPVDRNQATPMISPIAALNPYQSRWTIKVRVTSKGELKHYHKTSGDGKLFSFDLLDADGGEIRVTCFNEVVDRFFDVIVVGNVYLISKGSLKPAKKEYNHLPNDYEIQLESGSTVQQCYEDDAAIPMNRFRFRYIGDIENMESSSIVDLIGIVLSVSPTGLIMRRNGTEAQKKAFQLMDMSGRSVEVTMWGNFCNAEGQRLQSLCDSGAFPVLAVKAGKISEFNGKQVSTIGSSQLYVEPDFPEAREVREWYEREGRNAPCISISRVSSGAGRQEIRKVITQIKDENLGTSEKPDWITVSATISFMKVDNFCYTACPLMNGDRQCSKKVTNNGDGTWRCERCDRCVEECDYRYILQLQLQDHTGVTWATAFQEAGVEIMGMLAKDLYYLKYEDGDEEKFEDIIRKAAFTKYIFKLKVKEETYGDESRVKATVVKAEKLDYSSDTRSLLEAMHKLRTEDANSLTIHPESSNYRSGAFNSSVDVPPRREVGLPAANQFSNDSRPLGGVILCGACGSNGHVFANCPSFMSEPQGQHYVSTQGRNAGRGMPRQHVGSY; encoded by the exons ATGGCGGCGAATCTGACGGCGGGAGCGATCGCGAAGATGCTGAGCGGAGAAGTTACAGAGGAGAAACATATGACGCCGATCCTTCAAGTGACGGAGATAAAGCTGATTCAGCAAACGCGGTTGAACCAGGAGCTTACAAGCGTGGAGAGGTACAAGGTCGCGTTATCCGACGGGATCCAGTCGCAGGAAGGGATGCTCAGCGCCGCTTCCAACTTTCTCGTCAAACAAGGGAGTATTCAAATCGGTTCGATCCTCAGACTCACTCGATTCAACTGCAGCCCCGTCAGGAATCGGAG GATTGTTATTGTTAATGAACAAGAGATTATTGCGGAGAAATGTAATATCATTGGGAACCCTATTCCCATGTTGACTACTCCTAATGCACCTCAAGCTCAAGCCTTTGGTACTACTTCTACTGGTTTTCACCAGCAACAGGCTACGAGGAGTGGTGTATTACCCAATTCACCTCAATCTCATGCTGTTCAGAGACAACAAGCCTTTGATGGCACTGGTACTGGTCAGGCTACAAGGAGTGAAGTCAATGGTTTAGCTGATTCACATCAACCTCAAGTTGTTCAAAGACAACAAGCCTTTGGTTTTGGAACTGGAACTGGTTTTCATCAGCAACAACCTCAATTTGCTCAAAGACAACCATTTGGCTCTGGTACATCACCACCTTCTGCTAGACCATACGTGAGCTCAAATGCAGTAGGCTACGGAAGCTCTAGGCAGGAGCAGACTTATTATTCTcgtccaccaccaccatctaTGTATGTTAACAGGAGTCCAGTGGATAGGAACCAAGCTACTCCGATGATTAGTCCTATCGCTGCTCTTAACCCTTACCAGAGTCGTTGGACTATTAAAGTTCGGGTCACGAGTAAAGGAGAGCTTAAGCATTATCATAAGACTAGTGGGGATGGGAAGCTATTCAGTTTTGATCTCCTTGATGCTGATGGTGGGGAGATTCGTGTTACTTGTTTCAACGAGGTGGTTGATAGATTCTTTGACGTGATTGTTGTTGGCAACGTTTATCTGATCTCGAAGGGGAGTTTGAAGCCTGCTAAGAAAGAGTACAACCATCTCCCTAATGACTATGAAATACAGTTAGAAAGTGGGTCTACTGTGCAGCAATGCTATGAGGATGATGCGGCTATTCCGATGAATCGATTCCGTTTCCGTTACATTGGTGATATTGAGAACATGGAGAGCAGTAGTATCGTTGATCTTATTGGTATTGTGCTGTCCGTCAGTCCCACTGGATTGATTATGCGGAGGAACGGAACTGAGGCACAGAAGAAGGCATTTCAGTTGATGGATATGTCAGGACGAAGCGTTGAAGTAACTATGTGGGGTAATTTCTGCAACGCAGAAGGACAGAGACTGCAGAGTCTTTGTGACTCTGGTGCATTCCCGGTTCTCGCTGTGAAGGCGGGTAAGATCAGTGAGTTTAACGGGAAGCAAGTGAGCACCATTGGATCAAGTCAGCTCTACGTAGAGCCAGACTTCCCTGAAGCCAGAGAAGTGAGGGAATGGTATGAGAGAGAAGGACGCAATGCTCCTTGTATCTCAATCTCTAGAGTGTCTTCCGGCGCTGGCAGACAAGAGATTCGCAAGGTGATCACTCAAATCAAGGACGAGAATCTAGGGACCTCAGAGAAGCCGGACTGGATCACAGTCAGTGCCACCATTTCATTCATGAAGGTCGACAATTTCTGCTACACAGCTTGTCCTCTCATGAATGGAGATCGTCAATGCAGCAAAAAGGTGACCAATAACGGAGACGGGACTTGGCGGTGCGAGAGATGTGACCGATGCGTGGAGGAATGTGACTACAGGTATATATTGCAGCTACAGTTACAGGACCATACGGGAGTAACCTGGGCCACAGCGTTTCAGGAAGCTGGTGTGGAGATAATGGGAATGCTAGCGAAAGATTTGTATTATCTGAAGTATGAGGATGGGGATGAGGAGAAATTTGAAGATATCATCCGCAAGGCtgctttcaccaagtacatttTCAAGCTTAAGGTTAAAGAAGAAACTTATGGCGACGAAAGTCGTGTGAAAGCAACGGTTGTGAAAGCTGAAAAGCTAGACTATTCTTCAGATACCAGGTCCCTGCTAGAGGCAATGCATAAACTCAGAACAGAAGATGCGAACTCTCTCACTATACACCCAGAGAGTTCCAACTACAGGTCTGGTGCATTTAACTCATCAGTGGACGTGCCGCCACGCAGAGAAGTTGGGTTACCTGCAGCAAATCAATTCAGTAACGACTCAAGACCTCTAGGCGGTGTGATTTTGTGTGGCGCATGTGGTAGCAATGGTCATGTTTTTGCTAACTGCCCAAGCTTTATGAGTGAGCCACAAGGACAACATTATGTGAGCACACAAGGGAGAAACGCAGGAAGAGGCATGCCAAGACAACATGTTGGCAGCTACTGA
- the LOC130499596 gene encoding uncharacterized protein LOC130499596, which yields TDAEFEELKESRLGVFIKFKEQGFGWASRLVHHLLGLKLDIKKKYEMWCLVGPEPARFSLLEFENITGLNCDYIEDLETPECEVTPQMVSFWEMMGVHREAGPSTDQIIAALKRCGDWSREDRKRLAYLSIFTGFIEGKKFSSATRATLARLVMDLERFENYPWGRVAFKVLMDSLWNKDITGCYTVDGFIQVLQVWAYEAIPGLGASIGLPRANSPSPPILAYDGSRGRRFM from the coding sequence actgatgctgaatttgaagagctcaaggagtcgagattgggagttttcatcaagttcaaggagcagggatttggttgggcttcaaggctggttcaccacttgctcggtttaaagctggacattaagaagaagtacgagatgtggtgtctcgttggtccagaacctgcgaggttttcactgttagagtttgaaaacatcactggtctaaactgcgactacatcgaggaccttgagacaccagaatgtgaagttaccccacagatggtttctttctgggagatgatgggagttcatcgggaagctgggccaagtactgatcagataatagcagcactgaagagatgcggggattggtccagggaagatcgcaagcgactcgcgtacctttccatcttcactggattcattgaagggaaaaagttctcaagcgctacacgagctactctcgcaaggctagtgatggatttagaaaggtttgagaattatccatgggggagagtcgcgtttaaggtgctgatggactctttgtggaacaaagatattactggctgttacaccgtggatggctttatacaagttcttcaggtctgggcgtacgaagctattccgggattgggtgctagtattggtctacccagagcaaacagtccgtctccaccgattctggcttacgacggcagcagaggccgcagattcatg
- the LOC130499595 gene encoding uncharacterized protein LOC130499595: protein MWPKWDSEVDDVPAENIIKVMYDRRPWKWTMDCWEVTGTKPKFVTPSKRAKEMVVEEVEEDNQRPRKKARKEAPKEAPKEAREEAPTEATEEATEEAREEASWVTREELENMFKDLGDMMKEGFKKCIREIRKISDRLEAVEKKVGVTNQATPQAPETGVSKKHPTP, encoded by the coding sequence atgtggccaaaatgggactctgaggttgatgacgtgcccgcggagaacatcattaaagtgatgtatgatcggagaccgtggaagtggaccatggattgctgggaagtcactggtacaaaacccaagtttgtgactccatcgaaaagagccaaagagatggttgtggaggaggtggaggaagacaatcagagacctcggaagaaagctcgtaaagaggctcctaaagaggctcctaaagaggctagagaagaggctcctacagaggctacagaagaggctacagaagaggctagagaagaggctagttgggtgaccagagaggagttagaaaacatgttcaaggacttaggtgacatgatgaaagaggggtttaagaagtgcatcagggagattaggaagatctccgatagattggaagctgtggagaagaaggttggtgtcaccaatcaggctacccctcaagccccagaaaccggggttagtaaaaaacaccctacccca